The genome window CGAGGCCGTAACGCGTGTCCTGCAACCTGCAGTACCAGTGGCTGTGCTGCGTCTCAACCTCTCGGGTGACACGGTAGGGCCAGTGCGCTTCGCAGCGCGCCACTACGCCGAAACTTTGCGCGCCCTCGAGGTGCGCGCGTCCGCTTCCACCGAGCTGCACACCGCTCTGGAGGAGCTGGCGGCGCGCTGCGCGGCCTTGAGGGAGATACACTGCTTCTGCGTGGTGAGACCCTCGGTACTGGACGCCTTCCGCGCGCACTGTCCGCGCCTGCGCAGCTACACGCTCAAACTAAAGCGTGAGCCGCATCCCTGGCGGCCCACGCTGGTGCGGTGATTGGGCAATCTCACCACTCCGGGACCGCGCAGACCCGAAGCCACTGAAAGGCCTGAGCAAGTTGCGCAGGCACTTGCCAGCGGCTAGCCCTGTCCTTAGTAGTCCGTTGACTATGATGCTTCTCGGGAATTGTGGCCTATGAGGACATCCAGACCAGATCCAGGCTCCATAGATTCACGGGGCCTTCTCAACCTCGGTGTCTCTGCCCATTCTAggctctccctcccctctgttcACTCTGCGCCAGCTGCGAGGCTCGGAGgcccagagctgggggagggcaggCACAAATACAAGCCAAAAGTCAAGGGTGAGTGTGAAGTAAATAAATCCTTTAGTATTCCTGCGTCCTGTGATCTCGAGTCAGCTCTGAAGGGGAGGGCAGGAAATTCACAAAGGCTGGACGAGCAAGCAGAACGGCTAGAAGTGCAAGAACGGAGATCTCAGGGGCTTTTGTGCTGTGACTTTGCTGGGTCGGGATCGGTGCACTCTGTATCCCAGGGATGACCAATTCCCTGGCGTTCCGATAGTCAGGGGAGGGCCAGCAGCACCCAGCACTCTTTCTGTCCGCCCTCCCTTACCTAGGCTTCACTATGTCCACAGATGAACTTCTAGGACTTCTAGCCCACAGATGATTTCTCCCAATCAACCCAGAAAGAGAGGGACTTGAGAAGGATGAGACTCGAACCTGGGTTCCCCTCCTCATGCCCACACACCTACGTTGCAGTCAGCCCTTTCTCTCTGCGGGTGGCTGGGCCGCTGTCCGAGCCCCGCCTCTAGGGTTCGCACGCGGCCCCCGCCTGACCCGGCGCCCAGGGGCGGAGTAGGGCGGGGCGGGCGGCAAACGCAGCACTTTCGCGGCTTTGACAAGCCCGCAGCGGCCGGGCTGGAACGCTGAGCCCGGCCGAGACTGCGCCATGCAGGAAGCGCCAGCTGCGCTGCCCACGGAGCCAGGCCCCAGCCCGGTACCTGCCTTCCTCGGCAAGCTATGGGCGCTGGTGGGCGACCCAGGCACAGACCACCTCATCCGATGGAGCCCGGTGAGGGCTGGGGCCCCTCAACTCCCTCAGTGGTCCCCGGGGTCCCTCCAATGTCTGTGAACACCCATGTCTACCCAGCCCCCGCCTGGGACTGGGCTGTGAGTACCTCGGTTCAGCTGTCCAGAGTGGATCACGGTGGAAGGGGTAGGTGAGATAAGGATGAGGAGGAGTAAGGGTCCTAGAGCCCAAGGGACCTAAGTAATTCTCTCTTTATTTACTTCATCGACTGATGAGAAAACAGgccaagggaagggaagggctggCTCTACCTCTGGCTCAGGGTCACATAGTGAGTCTGGGACGTGCTAGTTCTTTCTGAGAACCGAGTCTGGGTCTGGCTCGGGGTAGGGATTACTTGTGGTTATGGCAGAGTAGGCCTCCTATGGTTCTGACCTGGTTAAGTCCCACCTCCCAGTGAGGTGCAAACCTGGACCCCAGAGTGAGTGAGTGTGGCTCAGCAGTGGGTGGCCGCCACTCACCTAGTCTGGTCTGCACCCGGTGGGCGTCCTTCGTTCTTGGTAGAGCGGGACCAGCTTCCTCGTAAGTGATCAGAGCCGCTTCGCCAAGGAAGTACTGCCCCAGTATTTCAAGCACAGCAACATGGCGAGCTTTGTTCGCCAACTCAACATGTGTGAGTCCCTCTGCCAGGCGGGGAGCGGGTTGGGGTTACTTGGTGCAGAGGATGGAGCGGCTCACACTcatgcccccgccccccccccgacCCCGACCCCGCACCGTTCCCCAGACGGTTTTCGGAAGGTGGTGAGCATTGAGCAAGGTGGCCTGCTCAGGCCAGAGCGTGACCACGTTGAATTCCAGCACCCAAGCTTCGTGCGAGGCCGAGAGCAGCTACTGGAGCGCGTCCGCCGCAAGGTGggacaaactgaaaaaaaaaaaaaaaatgggaaaacacCAGTGTTGGTACTTCTGGCTCGGTTTTATGTGACCCTGTCCGGGATGATGCCTCCTCCCTACAGGTACCTGCCCTGCGAGGTGATGACAGCCGATGGCGTCCTGAAGACCTGGGCCGACTGCTGGGAGAGGTGCAAGCTTTGAGGGGAGTACAAGAGAGCACCGAGGCCCGGCTGCAGGAACTCAGGCAGTGcgggacagggaaggaagggtggagTTATGGGTGATCGAATCCCGGCACCGCGGGGCTCTGGGCAGCTCCTTCCACTCTTAGGCTAGAGCCTCCATCCAGACCATGGGTTCGGCTCTGGAACTTTAGCCTCGTAGGATACAGGTCCCTTCTGCTGGTGACCTCTCCACTCTGTGGGGGCTTGGGGTGCCTGAGCAAACTGGGGCGCCTCAgcatctccccaccccttccccccaggcagAATGAGATCTTGTGGCGAGAGGTGGTGACCTTGCGGCAGAGCCACAGCCAGCAGCACCGGGTCATCGGCAAGGTGTTCACCTACCCctacctctcctcctcctcttccccactccTGGGTCATCGGCAAGGTGTTCACCTACCCctacctctcctcctccccactcctgggCACCCTATACCTCCACCCCTGTCCCTCAGACCCGCCAGAAATCGCCTTTCTAAGGTGAGGGGCCTGGCCTAAAGTATGAATTAACCCTTTCTTTTCAGCTAATCCAGTGCCTGTTTGGGCCGCTTCAGACAGGTCCCAGCAGTACAGGAACCAAGAGAAAGCTGTGAGTCCCAAAGCGTGCAGTGCTCACACCCACATCCCCACTGCCAGGAGTCCCTCCCTTGTGAGGGACCCCCTCCAGAGACTTCGCCAGGAATCTTTATTCCTGCCTCCATCCGGGACTCCCCCTACCGCTTACCCCCAACTCCATCACTCATCACCTCCACTTcacacccccctcccctctcttccattCCAGGGCTGTAATTACCCTCAAATTCCTATGCCCAAAGTAGGCACCCCTAGCTTGGGGCTCAAACTaagctctctccctcccctctcaaCCCCCAAAGGGCCCCCATCTCTCAGGGAACCCCTTCCACTCCAGCATGTGACTGATGCCCTGGAAACAGGCCTCAGCTCTGCTGACTTGGCTGCTGGggcctgagggagggagagaggggggagggaggtgcAGGCTGAGGGGCATGGAGGCCTAACCTGCCCACCCTGCACAGGTCCCTGATGCTAGATGAGGGGAGCTCATGCCCAGCACCTGCCAGATTCAATGCCTGCCCcctatctggtgccctcttccaggACCCCTACTTTATCCAGTCGGTAGGTggtgtttcctcctcctcctcttcctaggGCATAGGGAGGATTGTGAGGAGCCTGCTTCTTCTCCCCATTTCCCCCCTAAAAGATGGACGCCACCATTCTACCAACCAGACCTAGGCTCCCCAGCATAGATAGATTCCTTTTCAAACCCTGACCCTCAGTCCTGGTTCAGGTGGGTGCTTGTTGGGCTGTTTCTATAGCTAGAGGCCAAAGGCTAGGCCAAGCCTTCTTCTTGCAGCCCCTTCCAGAGAGTACCTTGGGCCTCAGCCCTCACAGGGCCAGAGGGCCCATCATCTCTGACATCCCAGAAGACGCTCCGTCTCCGGAAGGACACAGGCTTTCTCCCTCCATTGGTGGCAGGAGGTAAGGAGGACGGGGCTGCCTTCTGGGGACCCTATGGGaaagagcccagagcccagaagcctgtgggggtgggaagaggtcGGTGTCAGGGTCTGGTTGAAGCTTTTCTCTGGTGCAGGGTGAAGGGTCTGGCGCCGCTCAAAGAAGAGCCGGCCAGCCCAGGGGGGGATGGCGAGGCCGGGCTGGCCCTGGCCCCAAACGAGTGTGACTTCTGCGTGACAGCGCCCCCACCGCTGCCTGTGGCTGTGGTGCAGGCCATCCTGGAAGGGAAAGGGAGCTACAGCCCTGAGGGGCCCAGGAGTGTGCAACAGCCTGAACCAAGGGGCCCCAGGGAGGTACCTGACAGGTGAGCAGAGCCACTGTTGATGCGTGAGAGATAGAGCCACATGTACTGGCCAAAGAAGAGTCTGCTTTGTCTGTCCTGTGGTGGCTAAGGGAGGGCACTGGGCATCAGACTCTCATGACCCTGACCTGATTTCTCAGAGTACGCTCCAAAGAGCAtcaaaattatttagaaaatgaaaactccTCATCAAGTCGCTAAGCACCCTGAAATTAGTTCACTAGGATGATTATAATTCACAGGAGCTTAACAATCAATGGTAGCTGGTCTTAGTGGCACAGGGGTGTCAACCCAactacttgggaaactgaggcaggagtatcataagttcaaggtctgcctgggctacagtgggAACTCAAGACCAATGTTGGtgacttagtgagactctgtctaaataTAAAAGGAAGATCTGGCAGGATGGCTCGGCAGGTGGAGCACTTGCCACAAAAGCCccttgacctgagttcaacccctaaAACCCAtgtaaagtggaaggagagaatcactCCACAAACTgtcccctctgacctctacacatgccccacccccaagacacataatacacacaataaataaaataaatctgccaggtggtggtggcgcacacctttaatcccagcactcaagaggcagaggcaggcggatctctgtgagttcgaggctagcctggtctacagagctgttacacagagaaaccctgtttccaaaaatcacataaataaataaaaaatagaaataaaagggaaagggtggctgggctggagacatagcttaGTGGTGGAGTATGTGCCTAACATGCTCAAGACCTAAATTCTAACTCCAAGACTGGAACACCCGTGCATccacaacaaaaaccaaatagaaAACCTTTACTTGTATTTACACTTATATAGGAAGGGGACCTCTCCCAAGACCTCGGGTCTTAGGTAGGAAGCAAAAGCAAATCAAGGTGACCTAttagaagctgggcatggtgacataccCCCCCCACGCGCTGTTGTAATGCCCGAACTatggaggaggtggtggcagaagggtcaggagttcaaggtcatacttagCTAGTCAAAGTTCATGGACGGCCTAAGCTACccgagaccctttctcaaacaacaGCAAAGATACTCCTTTAGCAcccaggaggttgaggcaagaggattgctgtaagtttgaggccagccagggctacataacaagaggATGTCTCACTCCCACAAAATTTAAAAGGGGGGAAAATCTTCTTTTTTAGGGAGGGGATTGAAAGAAAGTATTGTCTCTTAGCATGTTCTAGTTGTTGGGGCAACTTAAACCTGAGGGTGCAAGTTCCATAGGAGCGACCAGGAGGTGGGTATTATAGACCAATAGTGTTTTTTGTGCACAGGGGAACTCTGGGCCTGGAGCGGGGTAACCGGAGCCCCGAGAGTCTGCTGCCCCCAATGCTGTTTCGGCCTCCCCCTGAAACCGTGGAGTCCATAGCACCCACGGATGTGAGTATCTCTTCGCCTGGAGCAGGGCACGAGACACAGGCAGTTgggctgtctgtctgtgcagcctGTGAGGGCACCACTTACCCGAgctcttcccaggtgctgggccCTAACCTGCAAGGACGAGAATGGACCCTGATGGACTTGGACATGGACTTGTCTCTGGTAAGAAAGGCGTGGCTGAAGGTTGGTTTGGCTCATGGCTGGAGAATTGCCCCCCCCGGGGGCGGGGGTTCCCCAGCTCTCTTCCTCACCTCCTGGGCTCCCCTCTGAGCTGCTTCCTGGGGTTCTCCCATGCAGATGCAGCCCTTGTCTCAAGAGAGGGGCGAGGCTGAGCTGACTGTCAAGGAGCTGAATTCTTCAGGTGTAGGTAATGGTGGTGGGGACTCCTGGGCAGAAACCACCACGATCTGAATTACCATGATCGGGTGGGCTGGGCAGCTTAGGTTGGGGAGGGATGACCCTGAATTCAGGCTGCCCCGTAGAGTCTTCTGGAGTCACCCATACTATCATCATTGTGTGAGAGGAGTAAGGTCAGGaatgatatatttttctttccatttatttatttatttatttattttggtttttcgagacagggtttctctgtgtagttttggtgtctgtcctggatctcacgctggccttgaactcacagagatccgcctgactctgcctcccccaccacagcccagcaggaATGATGTTTTAAGCTAGatatggtagtgcatgcttgtaatcccagcacttaggggtctgaagcaggaagatgagctcgaggccagcctgggctatgcagcaAGACCCTGGCTTTCAAgggtgcgtgtgcatgtgcatgtgtgtgtaatgttaCATCCTAACTGCAGGAGGGCTCTCCTAAGCACCGCCTACTCCTCCTAGGGAAAGACCACACCCTGGGAACCCCACTCCTGCTGGACGTTCCCGCGGATTTGGAGGGTACAGCCTGTCCGTGCCTGGGGCTTTGACCCTTTACAATACCCCTGAAAGCAGTGCCTCCTACTTAGACCCTGGAgccagtccttcctccccctgAAGCCCGCACCCCTCTGAAAAAGCCTGGCTAAGGAACCGGCACGCAGCACACACCCCCTTAGGCTTCCTGGCGTCCCCTGGGGGGAGGTGAACGAAGCCCCCGTTATGCGCAGCCTCTCTCCACTACCCTAGCGAGTCCTGCAACATAAACTGCATTCCCCAAACTCTGTTTCTggtctctcctttttttctatcAAACAAAGATCACTAGAGTCATGGGTGGGCGACGACTTTGCGTTCATATAAGTGTCCGGATGCTTGGACTTAGAAACGTCCAGACGCTTGGACTTTCATGGAAGCCCCTACCTGGAGAATGGTGGTACCTGGAGAGTCAGTGCCCAACTCTCCCACTGGCAATGAGATGCCAGCCACTGTAACCTCCGAGAAGCAGGCGTTTCTGCGCCACATCCAACTCCTCCATACACGTGTCTCTGACTCTGGGCAAGTCAGTTCCCTTCTCTAAACTTATCAGtgacaggcagagggaggaatCGTAGGACAAATTAAAAGCACCTAGCAATCAGAAGGCCCGGAGTGGGCTGAAGAGCTGAACTGACCCCCTGACTCAAACCCGGGTGCTCTGGGGCGGGGGAGGAAAACCGACTATGTGTCCTCCCCTGCCAGCGCGTGGCCACCGCGTCCAGCGTCCGAGTTCGCAGAGCCAGAGAAGCGTGCCCCTCCCCCCGCCCATTCCCGGCAGCCCTGGCCGCCCCGCCCCCTTGGCAGCTGCTGTTCGCGTCCCCACCCCGCTTGCTCGGCCCTTTCTGCACTGTCATCTGCCCCGGTGAAGCTCAACTCTGGAGTGGGGCCGTCCGAAACGCTCCGGACCACAAGCCGGACTCCACCcagcagggagggaaaggaaacagaTTGGGCAGAATTACCGTGCCGCACCACCAGCAGCGGAGCTCCAAGGTCTGTGGGCCCCGCCCTCCCGCAGGTCTGAAGCTTTGGGACTGGTGAGGGGGACCCTTGCGGTTGCGCATGCGCGACCGGCTCCTGCAGGTTCTACCCTAGTTTCCCAACAAaccccagccagccagcaagctgGGGGTCCCAGACCAAACCAGGTCACCTGGGGCTCAAAATAACATTTAGGCTTGCCCTTTGATGCACTGGCCAGGGCATAACCAGCTCACCTTAGAACTGTGCTAACCTCAAAGGAAGGCCCCAAATCAGCTAGGGTCTAGCCTGGGGGGTGGTggcctttaatgccaacacttgg of Peromyscus leucopus breed LL Stock chromosome 5, UCI_PerLeu_2.1, whole genome shotgun sequence contains these proteins:
- the Hsf4 gene encoding heat shock factor protein 4 isoform X2, encoding MQEAPAALPTEPGPSPVPAFLGKLWALVGDPGTDHLIRWSPSGTSFLVSDQSRFAKEVLPQYFKHSNMASFVRQLNMYGFRKVVSIEQGGLLRPERDHVEFQHPSFVRGREQLLERVRRKVPALRGDDSRWRPEDLGRLLGENEILWREVVTLRQSHSQQHRVIGKLIQCLFGPLQTGPSSTGTKRKLSLMLDEGSSCPAPARFNACPLSGALFQDPYFIQSPLPESTLGLSPHRARGPIISDIPEDAPSPEGHRLSPSIGGRRVKGLAPLKEEPASPGGDGEAGLALAPNECDFCVTAPPPLPVAVVQAILEGKGSYSPEGPRSVQQPEPRGPREVPDRGTLGLERGNRSPESLLPPMLFRPPPETVESIAPTDVLGPNLQGREWTLMDLDMDLSLMQPLSQERGEAELTVKELNSSGVGKDHTLGTPLLLDVPADLEGTACPCLGL
- the Hsf4 gene encoding heat shock factor protein 4 isoform X3, with product MASFVRQLNMYGFRKVVSIEQGGLLRPERDHVEFQHPSFVRGREQLLERVRRKVPALRGDDSRWRPEDLGRLLGEVQALRGVQESTEARLQELRQQNEILWREVVTLRQSHSQQHRVIGKLIQCLFGPLQTGPSSTGTKRKLSLMLDEGSSCPAPARFNACPLSGALFQDPYFIQSPLPESTLGLSPHRARGPIISDIPEDAPSPEGHRLSPSIGGRRVKGLAPLKEEPASPGGDGEAGLALAPNECDFCVTAPPPLPVAVVQAILEGKGSYSPEGPRSVQQPEPRGPREVPDRGTLGLERGNRSPESLLPPMLFRPPPETVESIAPTDVLGPNLQGREWTLMDLDMDLSLMQPLSQERGEAELTVKELNSSGVGKDHTLGTPLLLDVPADLEGTACPCLGL
- the Hsf4 gene encoding heat shock factor protein 4 isoform X1, with translation MQEAPAALPTEPGPSPVPAFLGKLWALVGDPGTDHLIRWSPSGTSFLVSDQSRFAKEVLPQYFKHSNMASFVRQLNMYGFRKVVSIEQGGLLRPERDHVEFQHPSFVRGREQLLERVRRKVPALRGDDSRWRPEDLGRLLGEVQALRGVQESTEARLQELRQQNEILWREVVTLRQSHSQQHRVIGKLIQCLFGPLQTGPSSTGTKRKLSLMLDEGSSCPAPARFNACPLSGALFQDPYFIQSPLPESTLGLSPHRARGPIISDIPEDAPSPEGHRLSPSIGGRRVKGLAPLKEEPASPGGDGEAGLALAPNECDFCVTAPPPLPVAVVQAILEGKGSYSPEGPRSVQQPEPRGPREVPDRGTLGLERGNRSPESLLPPMLFRPPPETVESIAPTDVLGPNLQGREWTLMDLDMDLSLMQPLSQERGEAELTVKELNSSGVGKDHTLGTPLLLDVPADLEGTACPCLGL